One window of Candidatus Schekmanbacteria bacterium genomic DNA carries:
- a CDS encoding flagellar assembly protein FliW: protein LLVVPDYKIKLSKNELKSLHANSLEELEVYTIITIPDNPKEMTINLLGPIILNKEKNRAKQIVLEKSPYSTKHKMIN, encoded by the coding sequence ATTACTTGTAGTTCCCGACTATAAGATCAAATTATCTAAAAATGAACTTAAAAGTTTGCATGCAAATAGCTTAGAAGAACTGGAAGTCTATACAATTATAACTATTCCCGACAATCCAAAAGAAATGACTATAAATCTTTTAGGGCCAATAATTCTTAACAAAGAAAAAAATCGTGCCAAGCAGATTGTTCTTGAAAAAAGCCCATACAGCACAAAACACAAAATGATAAATTGA